From a region of the Chloroflexota bacterium genome:
- a CDS encoding AAA family ATPase, translating into MFQAYYGFTRVPFSKTIPTADLFPTAGQKELTARLTYLVRERGFGLITGEIGSGKSTAVRAFAASLDFNRYLVIYLANPTTGISGLYRDLLLALGQEPPFSKPRLVAALRAAFDDLWQTKHRAPVILLDEAHLLTQPMFEQLRLLFSDKMDSHSLATVLFIGHPELRRTLQLTVHEALTQRLAVRYHLGPLDLPETLGYVKHHLRVAGASTPTLFTDDALARVYDYTKGIPRRINQACTTALMAGLIDQKTVIDESTLRKAIAELDHE; encoded by the coding sequence ATGTTCCAAGCGTATTATGGCTTCACCCGCGTCCCCTTCTCGAAAACGATTCCCACCGCCGACCTCTTCCCCACCGCTGGCCAGAAAGAACTCACCGCCCGTCTGACCTATCTGGTCCGCGAACGCGGCTTCGGCCTCATCACTGGTGAGATTGGTTCCGGCAAGTCTACGGCCGTCCGCGCCTTCGCCGCCAGTTTAGACTTCAATCGTTACTTGGTGATTTACCTGGCCAACCCCACCACTGGCATTTCCGGCCTCTACCGCGATTTACTGCTGGCACTGGGGCAGGAACCGCCCTTCAGCAAACCGCGCCTGGTCGCCGCTCTGCGCGCCGCCTTCGACGACCTGTGGCAAACCAAACATCGGGCCCCGGTCATCCTGCTCGATGAGGCACACCTCTTGACCCAACCGATGTTCGAGCAACTCCGTCTGCTCTTCAGCGACAAGATGGACAGCCACTCGTTGGCGACGGTGCTGTTCATCGGCCATCCCGAACTCCGCCGCACCTTGCAACTCACGGTCCACGAGGCGCTGACGCAGCGCTTGGCCGTGCGTTACCATCTCGGCCCGCTCGACCTGCCAGAAACCCTCGGCTACGTCAAGCACCACCTGCGCGTCGCCGGCGCCTCGACCCCTACGCTCTTTACCGACGACGCCCTCGCCCGCGTTTACGATTACACCAAAGGCATCCCCCGCCGCATCAACCAAGCCTGCACCACCGCTCTCATGGCCGGGTTGATTGACCAGAAGACCGTCATTGATGAGAGCACCCTCCGCAAGGCGATCGCTGAACTCGACCACGAGTGA
- a CDS encoding DinB family protein, whose amino-acid sequence MPRLKITSAEIQKHLSLLAETPRRIAASTTGLAELRLKTSPGDKKWSVVELLAHLRACDDLWSHSIYAMLTQDSPMLPLLDERRWAKTTRYASLEFQQSFQAFALKRGELLRVLADLPEAVWARTASIEGRTHSVFSQARRMALHEHEHCQQIEALCK is encoded by the coding sequence ATGCCACGCTTGAAAATCACATCTGCCGAAATCCAAAAGCATCTCTCGCTCCTCGCAGAAACGCCTCGGCGCATTGCGGCCAGCACCACCGGGTTGGCCGAGTTGCGATTGAAGACCTCACCCGGCGACAAGAAGTGGTCGGTGGTGGAGCTGTTGGCCCACTTGCGAGCCTGTGATGATTTATGGTCGCACAGCATTTACGCCATGCTGACCCAAGACAGCCCGATGTTGCCTTTGCTCGACGAGCGCCGCTGGGCGAAGACGACTCGTTATGCTTCACTTGAATTCCAGCAATCGTTTCAGGCCTTTGCCTTGAAGCGCGGCGAGTTGCTGCGGGTGTTGGCTGACTTGCCCGAAGCGGTCTGGGCCAGAACCGCTAGCATCGAAGGCCGGACGCACAGTGTGTTCAGCCAGGCCCGGCGGATGGCGTTGCACGAACACGAGCATTGCCAGCAAATTGAGGCGCTCTGCAAATAA